Proteins co-encoded in one Astatotilapia calliptera chromosome 18, fAstCal1.2, whole genome shotgun sequence genomic window:
- the cbln12 gene encoding cerebellin 12: MHLGSVHPDILLLLGMLLLWGPLGSRGQNDTEPIILEGKCLVVCDSTPSSEPAGNALGMSVRSGSGRVAFSASRQTNHEPTDMSNRTMIIYFDNILVNVGTHFDQESSVFLAPRRGVYSFNFHVVKAYNRQTIQVSLMVNGWPMISAFAGDQDVTREAATNAGLVIMEKGDKAYLRLERGNLMGGWKYSTFSGFLVFPL, encoded by the exons ATGCACCTCGGGTCAGTCCACCCTGACATCCTGCTCCTCCTGGGCATGCTCCTGTTGTGGGGACCTTTGGGATCCAGGGGCCAGAATGACACAGAGCCCATCATCCTTGAGGGGAAATGTTTGGTAGTGTGTGACTCCACGCCTTCGTCCGAGCCCGCCGGAAACGCCCTGGGCATGTCGGTGCGCTCTGGCTCGGGTCGGGTGGCCTTCTCTGCCAGCCGCCAGACCAACCACGAGCCGACAGACATGAGCAACCGCACCATGATCATCTACTTTGATAAT ATTTTGGTTAACGTGGGCACTCATTTTGACCAAGAAAGTAGTGTGTTCCTGGCACCAAGGAGGGGGGTGTACAGCTTCAACTTCCATGTGGTGAAGGCCTACAATAGACAAACTATTCAG GTTAGCCTGATGGTGAACGGCTGGCCAATGATTTCGGCATTCGCCGGGGACCAGGACGTGACCAGAGAAGCCGCCACCAATGCCGGCCTGGTGATTATGGAGAAGGGCGACAAGGCCTACCTCAGACTGGAGAGAGGCAACCTGATGGGAGGCTGGAAGTACTCCACATTCTCAGGCTTCCTGGTTTTCCCCTTGTGA